ccattgtggaagattcCACAAACAAGCCAGTCACATTTAATGAAAGTTATGCTTTAGGCCTAAACTTCGTTATGAGAGAACTTTGTAGTTCCACCATGATTTCTAACATATGACTAAAAATTACCCCAAATCAGAGCCAAATTAACTCTACAGTTTTATGAAAAATGTGGGGAGGGGGACGTGTTAAGGGGGTGCTTTTCTTCTTATAGTTGGCAGGGCCTTCATCTGGAATCCTTAACACTGGGAATGCTGACCCATACTCAGAGCTCAAAGtgcagaaagaatgaatgaaatcagGAAGGCACAGGAAAGTTGCCTTTCAATTttagtttctgattttgtttaccGAAATAAGAATACATTACATTCGTTCACAAAGGAGAAATCAGACTTTGTCaacttgcactttttttttcttttttttttttttttttttttgagattttttcactcctgtcgcccaaggctgggctggaatgcaagatgtcagctcactgcaacctccacctccccggctcaagtgattctcctgccttagcctcccaagtagctgggactacaggcgcacgctaccattcccggctactttttgtatttttgtagagatgggggcctcgccatgttgcccaggttggtcaggaactcctgggctcaagtgatctgcccgcctcctcctcccgcctcccaaaagtgctgggattacaggcgtgagtcaccgcgcccggcccaacttgAACTTTTAAACAAACGCCTTTCACAGTTTCTAGCCTACCTCCAGGTGCCGTTTAGAGGACCAGACTGGAGGCAAAGCAGCTTGGGACGCCTGGCTCTGGGGCATGATGACCTCCCCCAAACTTCTCTAGCCGTCCCAGGCCCAGGGCGGTGGGCGAGGGGAGCGGGCCCCCGAGCCTGCCCCGCGGCCCGGTCCCTCACCTGTGAAGAGTGGCACAGGAACCTCGTCTCATACTCCTCGTTCATGGTGATCACCCCGCGCACGTTCTCGTCCTGTACCAGCTGCCGAGGCAAAGAGGTGGCTCAGCAAAGACGGTGGAGACCCCAGCGGCCCGACGGAGACGGAACGGCGGGGACGGGGCAGGTGCCCTGGCTCCCCGGCCTGGCTCACCTGGCGCGTCAAGCTCCGCAACGGCAGCGCGCCCAGCAGCACTGTGGGGTCGATGCGGTGGTACCAGTCCCGGTGCGCCCGACCCGGCACCTTCCCGCGGAACAGGGTGTAGAGCAGCGTCGGGTAGAAGAGCACCCGCGCCAGGCCGGCCTCCAGCAGCGCGGTGGCCGCCATCCCGCGCCACCCGGCCCGGCGCAGAGGCGACCCATCGGCCCCCGCGCTCACGGTCTGGACCCGCGAGAAGAGCAGGCGGGTGCCGGGGCGGGGCTGCCAGCTGCACGAGGCCTCTCGCGGGCTCGCACCGGGTGACGGCGGGGCTGGCCTGGAGCCCCGGGGGCGGGCCGCGGGGCTCTGGAGGAGGGCCCTGCGGTCTCGGGGGAGGGACCGAGGACTCCTGGGCGGGAAACTGGAACCCCGGCCAAGGGAGAGCGCGTCGCGGGCCAGACACTTGTGAGCCCCGTAgcgtgggaaactgaggccctcgCCTGTG
The sequence above is a segment of the Theropithecus gelada isolate Dixy chromosome 14, Tgel_1.0, whole genome shotgun sequence genome. Coding sequences within it:
- the PTPMT1 gene encoding phosphatidylglycerophosphatase and protein-tyrosine phosphatase 1 isoform X2, which encodes MAATALLEAGLARVLFYPTLLYTLFRGKVPGRAHRDWYHRIDPTVLLGALPLRSLTRQLVQDENVRGVITMNEEYETRFLCHSSQVHRWSPEEAVRAIAKIRSYIHIRPGQLDVLKEFHKQVTAGAAKDGTFDTSKT